In Cucurbita pepo subsp. pepo cultivar mu-cu-16 chromosome LG10, ASM280686v2, whole genome shotgun sequence, the DNA window CCATTAGGCTAGCTATAAAACTTAGCACATATATCACACGAGGACCGACTTTGCCTTTTCTGGCCCGACATGAAATGTTTCATAAGTGAAATAGTTATTCGTCCATCAACCTTTTGAAATGGTAACTGACGTCTTATCGATGCTCCGAGCACAACACAATATTCataccaaataaaaattcaatccatgcattcataaatcatatatatagCTTACATTATGACGGATGCAACACcctttcatctttcttttttgttccttgTGGAGAAataaccaataataataatactgcAGTTTTAGTTCTGAATGGAATGGCCAACTCCAGGGCTGTGCCCGGGGGTGGTTGGCCTGAAGTCATCCATCTTCCGACCGGGAGACGAACCCACCGCAGCTGCTGTAGGAGGGTTCGGGTTGGTTGTTCCGTTTCCTTCCTCAACACTTTCACCATGGAATTGGAAATGACCGTCTTTTGCAGGCCTCTCAGAGAGTTGGTGATTTGTATCGGTTTTCAATGGCCTGCTCAGGACAGAATCtgtaacataacataaaacTATAAGGGCAGTGAAAAGAAAGGCAAAGCTTAGCTTGGTTGGCGCCATAGATTTGAAGTTGAACAAATTCCAACCAAGCTGTACTGAGAAGGGTGAAGAGAGAGTATATGCAAGAACAGCATAAACTAAAGAGGTATTTATAGGAGGAGCGTTAAGGAGTGCTATGAGTTACTGTGAAGCCCACCAAAGCAGTGGAGTGGAGGCCCCTTTTTCGGCTCCCAATTGACcaatataaaaacaaactaATTAGAATTCTTAATGGGGGCTTAATTAATTGAGTTCTAAACTTTGACTTTTCCTTTCTCACAAAAAGGGAATAGGAGTTGACCACTGATAGTGCAGACAGATTCATTTGAGAATTAATTAAGGAGCTTTGGAACCAATTCTCTGCTCCTACCAAAGTTCAAGCTTGCGAGGAATTTCAGTGTATCACtacaaattttgtttgtaaCCATTATGTGAAATTCCATTAGGGTGTACAAACTCTCCCCatcaaacgtgttttaaagtcgtgaggctgacggtgatacgttaCTGaccaaagttgacaatatctgctagcgatgggtttggactattataaatgggatcagagtcagtcaccgagcggtgtgccaatgaggacactggcccccaaggagggtggattgtgaaatctcacctCAGTTGGAGAGGTTTTATCTAGGGTGTGGATACCTCTTCCAATCAGACGCGCTTTAAAGTTGTGAGACtaacaacaatacgtaacgaaccaaaacggacaatatctgttagcgatgAATTTGGACGGTCAGTAAAGAAAATGTGAAAACATGGTTTTAGTCAAAATTTAAGATAGGGGCGGATTCATGCATGTCTCTCGAaacagtaagaaaaaaaaagattggaaCTTTATGGACGTTTTGTTGAATGGAGTGAGTATCAAGTTTTACATGTGTTTTCGTCATATATGAAGAAGAATATgacacttttttttgttcatcttttctGGACAAATACATAAAGagtgttgaaataaaattcgctccgataccaatttgttgaaaataacaatccgctctataccaatttgtagaagtATACGTTCGCTCTGAAACtaacttattaaaataataccCATGAGGCTGTGAAGAagatgtcgagaggggagagacaatgagacaaaagaaattctgAAAAGCCCTTTTCTATTACACTCTACTCTCTTCCTCTCTGCTTGTTACAATGCTCTTGCTCTCTGCTTTTTACCATGAaaacaaattaacaaaatgtttttaccatgaaaataaattaacagaGTAGGATTGGCTGCAAGGTATGTCCCAAAATAGACTAAagtttctctgtttcttgttttgattaaattttggtTCTCAAGAAAACATCCTCAGTTTGTTTACATGCCTCTTTGTCAGAAAAGCTCATACTTTTGCAGATTGAATGAGACGATAACACTATCACAACAGTTGGCTAACATTTACAATTCAGTTTGGTCAAACAGACTATAAACCAAAAAGGGTTGGTCCTCAATCAGTGAAGGCTGATTGAGAGGGGAGAAACAGCGGTAACACTCCAATGAACATCAGGCAAACACAGTCCAAACTGGTTAAGCAAGCTTCTTTGTTTTGGGAAGAACTGGCAAGGCATTACCCTTTCCAACCATCTCAAACGTCGAGCAAAAAACGATATATACCTCAGTAATCTGCGTGAAGAAGATGCTCGTAAGCAGTTCCGTTCAGAGTCACCTTAACATCGTCCCAGTTCTTGATGTAATCAGACAATTGTCCTGTGTGTATCTTCACTTGGCGGCTTCTTAGTTCCATTTGTGGCAGATTAAGAAACTCTTGTACATCTTTCAGTTTCTGCAACAACAATGGTGGATTTGATTTGACCGTCAAAAACAAAGCTTCAATAGATGAGGGAAAAGCCAATGCAGTAGAGTTGCAATGGGTTAGCACCAAGCAATGAACAATCCAAACCGATTAAGTCTCACCGTTCGATTATTGATTAGGTCCTCGTAGTACACAATGATGTGCCTTGTGTTACCAAAGTACTCCAAGGCCTTAGAAATTGTTGCCTCCATTCCCTCCAGATCAGAGATCAACGATGTCGAATTTATGACAGGCTTGTACTTCGAAAGTGCATCGGCCTGAAAGACAGTTCAATCGGCCATATCTTTAACACCCGAGTAACAGAAAGAAAATCGAGACAACAATAGCAAGTGAGAAAGAGAGGGCAAGGGAGAGAAACCTCTTCTAGAGAATGCACATGTGATTTGTGGGTTCCATTCAACATCTTAGCATAACGATCATAGGAATTTGCAAGAACCGAAACAATACGACGTAGTAGGTTTCTTCGGAAGATAAAAATTGTAGAAACACCTCTCTGGTTGAAGTAGTCTGCTATTTCTTCATGATGCTGCATCAATCCctattcaaacaaaataccaTAAGCTACTACCTCTTCCAACCATCAAGTGAAGCCCTCAGTCGAAACAAATTAAACTGGGAATGAACACGGTACTATGTCGTGCAACTACATGATTTTTAGCACGGATCAGGTTGACAACATTCCACATAATGAGATGCATTTATGAGGAGTAAATTAGCTCGttacgttttaaaacacgtctgctagggagaagtttccacacccttataagaaatgtttcgttctcctctccaaccgaacAAGCATCTATAGTgtcaaaatttcatttctcCAACCGAACAAGCATCTATAGTGTAAAAATTTCATTACTAAGCTTCAAAGATTACGCATACTAGGCACACACATTACACATAGGTAGAAGTAGCGTCTATAAGTTTAATTCTCGAACACGAAAAATAAAACGGGACCCTTCGTTACCTGATTAAGCATCCATTTGAAGCCAACGGCTGCAGAGCAATGGTTCTTAGAAGCACTACTGAGCCAGTCCAAATTGTAAATCCTATCCAGAGTCTGTACAATTGAGGTAATATTTTTTCGCCGATCCAAAACAGAAAACACCTCACCATTAGAGGAGACATTAACATGACTGTTCAGAAGACTCTCAAACCAGCCACTTCCGGACCGCTGCATCGAAACGATTGCAAAGAATCTTACTGGATTGTTGAAGCATTCAGCCCTGATACAACACAAAAGCTGAGTATTGAGTGATCTTAAACATTTGAAATCATGATTAGaagcataaatttcaaataccTGCTAAAAGTTTTGGGTCTTGGATAATGCTCACGAGGAACTTTTGTTAGCCTAATACTTTTTTCAGGATAGTCAGCGATTTGAACCCTCAGGAATCTGGCCTTGGTGTGAGTGTTCAACTGCTTCACACAGATTGAACATATGGAAACACTACAGACCATTGCAAACATCAAAACTGCCATCCTCAACAACAGAGGAGATTTCTTGGGAGGTTTTAGAATCAGAGTATCCTGGGAAACCatgaaagaggaaaaatacGTTACAGTTCGTTAAGCTCCCTTGAATAACAACGGAAGCTGCATGAATTAAAGAACGAAAAAGATGACCTTCACAAGGCAAATTGTTCGGAAAACTAAGAAAACGAACTTCTTAACCTCAAAATAATCGAACATTCAAACTATGAAACctagaagaaaggaaaatgttttgAAACCAGAAACTCTCGATTTTAAAAGGTAAAGTGTagacaaagaagaaagatagAATACCTGGGTGAAGAAACAGATACTTTCGGCCATGGGTCTTACAAGAAAAACAGCAAAAAAAGGGAACAGAGGTCAAATTTTGGGACCAAACCGTCAACCCTGTTCGTCTACTAAGCCCAGCGGCTGCCGATTTGCTTCAAAAATAGGCAAGAACGAGACCCAAAGAGAGAGACATTTGGGTTTAAGGTGAAGAAGATAAATTTGGACACGTGATGCACAGAaagcaagaacaagaagaaacgAAGCAACGCGTAATTTGAGGGGCTCCGTCTGCATTCaaattccaaacaaaaattgaaattttgttaatacTCCGTACGAGTTATGGTGTTGGGTTCCGGCAAAATCTTACAAATCTTTAAATCAAAACTTTTGTCGTAGACCCAGACGGCGTAATGTGGAAAAGAACCGATAGATTTACCAAACACTAAACGAAGTGCAGAGGCGCGTCAAAGAATGAAGGTGGGGGCAATGCGAGTACCCCTTTGCTACACTGTAATGCCTTTTTCGTTCCAAATGGATAGAAATAAAGCAATGGTTAAATTACAGATTAATTTGTTGTTAGCCACAGTGAAACCCTGGGTGTGACGCTATAATTTAATGCATCGAATCCCTTTTCccagaaaaatttaaaaaggacAGTCCAGAGAGGCAGGTCCTGATCCCTCCCATTATTTAACACTGGATATCATTTGTTTATGCTCAATCATCTCACTACTATTCTTCcctttctgttttcttcttttacaatgtttttttttttgaaagttagATTCTCTGTAAATCAGCATCGAACATGGCATCCCATCTTTACCACCATTATTTCTATCATtgatattatcttttaaatatcACCTATTAGAGAGAAAGGAACCAAATATTTCTTACAAATATGTGAAACTTTTCtttaacaaacacgttttgaACGTGTGAGGATTGACGGCCATAAGTAGCAAacaaaagcaaacaatatGTTTGACTTATTACAAAGGGTATTAGAATCAAACACCAAGctgtgtgtcagcaaggacaaACCCCATAAAGAGTGAATGTAAGATCCGACATTACGTAACAGGTCAACCGACAATATTTGATTGTGATGGATAAAATATAATGCGGAtgttacttaaaaataaatttatttttactaatgtcatttctctttccttttatctgtttattatttatttgttgtcATGATGTATTATATAGGAGAAAGAtagtttgaaaaaataatgttaGTAATATTGGGAGTAGTCTTGATTGGAAGATAACTAAAAAAGGATGAGCACCAACCATCATTAACCTCAATGAATGCATGCACAACAACCAATTCTTGTAACCATCATTCCCCCATGCTTATGAGTGCTTCTCAAAACacctcattttcttcaattatttcttttgaacaatgtgtttatattattttaattaactaaaataaagCTCAATGCCTATAAATGAGATAATAAAACAATCTAATTCAATTTTTCCACGTAAACatgttatgatatattatattaaagaaaaatgataacaaatgtgacacattttttttatatattaaatcgaAGCCAATTTgtcaattcaattattattatttaccaAATTTTAAACTCTATAATCTATCCGCCTGCAGGTTGCgttgattatttttatttttattgttgacTTTTAATAAACCGTCTTATGGCAGTTgtgataaataatttgaagtgGATTTCTTCAAACAAAGCATGGCATGATGCTTGTATAGctttgttttctaattttaaaattatgggtTGAAATTTTGTAGCCTTTCCTTAAAAGTATGATAAACTCCACAATGGAAAATGGTATTTATAAGGTTAAAAGAGGGAGTGCCTTAAAATTGAAGCTTCAGAATGAAGAAAGTTGGTGATCAAAACGTGCACCCCACGCTGATATGATCATCAAATGCATAAAAATAAACCAAAGTGGAAACCCATTTATGCCAATGTTCTGACTACTGAATTANttttttttttttttttttttttttttttttttttttttttttttttttttttgcctaaATATGTGACAGATGGATATGAgctctttttaaattaatgcgTCTTCGGAGAATCTTAAGAGGGTGCTCGTTCTTCACTGTTTGTGCACTTTTGTTTTATGAGCTCTAACCTTTTTTGCTCCATAAGGGCTCATCTCCCTAAATATGACCCCAAGTCCCACCACCTGCTATAAAGAAATGATATAGAGATAAGTGATAAACTATTAGCAAAGATTTTACTGTTCGTACAAATAATACAATATCCATATTCAGTTagtttcttcattttgaagATATTGTAATCTACTATATCAACCAAATTTTAATGTCAATAATATCCAATAACTTAGTTCTAAGAGTTATATCACTAAGGCTTGAGTAttgaataaatcaaatttgaagttcACTCGTATCAATATTGTTCCACAAATCAAATGTgttacaagaagaagaaaaaacatctTCTTTACAGTTGTGATTGAAATCCATTGCTATGCACATTCAGATCTAAGTTACATATTCCCGAACTGCTCGATTACACATCCACCAATcccataaatataataaaagaaccCAAGGGACATTAATCGTTGGACGGACGTTTATATACATTGGAGCTCTGGCATATACAGAGATGGTATACAAGTATTTTAcacaatgaatgaaataatgtCGGgcaaataataaacaaatgaaCCCCATCATAATAAAGCTACAATTTTTTACATGCCAACTTATGCAAATATTTGCTGGATGACCATCTCTGCATTTCCATTATACTGTGCAAGAAGATGGATGGCATCAGCTCTGGGCAAAGCAAGAAACTCCTGAACCAATGCACAAAAACTTCGCATCATAAATATGGAGAAAACCTACAACAGAAGGACTATAGAAAACCACATTTTTTTCtaccaaatttaatttgtaagaGCACAGGGAAAATGAACCAGACCATATAGGAGATGATAGAAGTTCATTGTACAAGTTGAAATTACCTACCATGACTTTAAGAATTGCATTTTCGTCACATGCATCTCTAGATGACGCTTGCGTAGGACTGCTGCCATCTCCTGTGGTTCTTGCACCCGAAGATTTCGCGACTTGGGAAGAACCGGGGGTGCAACTATCTGAATTTGATTTCAATAGCCCAGCGGAAGTAGAAAGCAGAGGGGGATTAACTTCCTTCAAGGAATCAATCTTTAAAAGACTTTCAAACCGATCCTTGCACATTTGAAGTTTAAACCATTCACTATGAGAGTAAAGTGTGGTCTTCATCAACTTCATTAGTTGTGGTTCTTCAATACCAAGTCTCCTACCAAAAGCAACCTgtcaaaaaatgtaaaattttctGTCACGTTGCTATATATTTACAGATACCAGCGTATTCTGTTCTCTTCCTGATAGAGAGAATTTTGGAGGTTACAAGGTTTATCTCCTGGGTCAATATTCTAATAGAGAGAATCTTGCATTTACACTTCGGAAGTGTGTAACAGAAAAAACAGTCCCATACGATTTGTGGTCTACAAATGGAACCATtacaaacaagaagaaaaaaaaagctgtATCTAAAAACtgtttaaaatctaaaaaatgatTGTTGTACTTTCAACATACAGCTATAATGCCTCATGCCCAATACTTAGAATCTGAATTCGGCACCTAGTTTTGCGGCTGTAACATTCCTATGATCTGGACATGCCATGTAATGCCTTGAGCTCAACCTGATGTGTCTTGAGCGGCTTTTGAGATTGAAGAGTAACTCCACAAACCAAAATGGAtcatttcaacatattttgtaCTCTCTCACATGATTTCTAAGAGAAACTTATACACTTGACCTATCACATAATCACTCTAATCTCAGTGCGAACTCATCCATGCGTCCCTTCACCTTGAAGCCCACCAAGATCCGCTTTGTGCTCCCCCCCTCTCCAACCTCGAGAGTCATAATAACAGCTTTGAAACATCAAGTTCTTTAAAACCAAAAGTTATCCCAAAATTAATCCCAAGG includes these proteins:
- the LOC111804502 gene encoding uncharacterized protein LOC111804502 isoform X2, whose protein sequence is MAESICFFTQDTLILKPPKKSPLLLRMAVLMFAMVCSVSICSICVKQLNTHTKARFLRVQIADYPEKSIRLTKVPREHYPRPKTFSRAECFNNPVRFFAIVSMQRSGSGWFESLLNSHVNVSSNGEVFSVLDRRKNITSIVQTLDRIYNLDWLSSASKNHCSAAVGFKWMLNQGLMQHHEEIADYFNQRGVSTIFIFRRNLLRRIVSVLANSYDRYAKMLNGTHKSHVHSLEEADALSKYKPVINSTSLISDLEGMEATISKALEYFGNTRHIIVYYEDLINNRTKLKDVQEFLNLPQMELRSRQVKIHTGQLSDYIKNWDDVKVTLNGTAYEHLLHADY
- the LOC111804502 gene encoding uncharacterized protein LOC111804502 isoform X1; its protein translation is MFDYFEVKKFVFLVFRTICLVKDTLILKPPKKSPLLLRMAVLMFAMVCSVSICSICVKQLNTHTKARFLRVQIADYPEKSIRLTKVPREHYPRPKTFSRAECFNNPVRFFAIVSMQRSGSGWFESLLNSHVNVSSNGEVFSVLDRRKNITSIVQTLDRIYNLDWLSSASKNHCSAAVGFKWMLNQGLMQHHEEIADYFNQRGVSTIFIFRRNLLRRIVSVLANSYDRYAKMLNGTHKSHVHSLEEADALSKYKPVINSTSLISDLEGMEATISKALEYFGNTRHIIVYYEDLINNRTKLKDVQEFLNLPQMELRSRQVKIHTGQLSDYIKNWDDVKVTLNGTAYEHLLHADY